A genomic window from Nocardioides sp. BP30 includes:
- a CDS encoding aminopeptidase P family protein — protein sequence MSDEAVTPEATPHPTDQPAENQSGTRPHDDKVPEAWRAFMMQGWGERALDVPAHPVAPHAAARRARLAEAFAGERLVIPSGGYKVRANDTDYRFRPDTAHTYFTGNQTSDAVLVIEPDGSAALYARPSAGSDTEEFFRNATYGELWVGRRPSLGELSESLGLEVRHVDGLEDALAGSTKTRVLRGVSAYVDGLVAPDEGLDADLARVASELRLKKDAWEIEQLQEACDITALGFEDSVADWTNAIRYGERWIEGTFFRRARALGNDLGYDSIVGGGRHATTLHWVDNTGPIVPGEMVLLDMGVENRNLYTADITRTLPISGSYTPLQRDLYQLVLDAQQAGIDVVRPGAGFRDPHHAAMAVLAHGLDDLGLLPVSVDEALSEDNRTYARWTLHGTSHMLGLDVHDCAQAGQAAYGKESTLEEGYVLTVEPGLYFQDNDLLVPEELRGIGIRIEDDILVTADGSRNLSAALPRTPDDVEAWMGRHL from the coding sequence ATGAGCGACGAAGCGGTGACCCCCGAGGCGACCCCTCACCCCACCGACCAGCCGGCTGAGAACCAGAGCGGCACCCGGCCCCACGACGACAAGGTGCCCGAGGCCTGGCGCGCCTTCATGATGCAGGGCTGGGGCGAGCGCGCCCTCGACGTACCGGCTCATCCGGTGGCACCCCACGCGGCCGCTCGGCGCGCCCGCCTGGCCGAGGCGTTCGCCGGCGAGCGACTGGTGATCCCCTCGGGCGGCTACAAGGTGCGCGCCAACGACACCGACTACCGCTTCCGGCCCGACACCGCTCACACCTACTTCACCGGCAACCAGACCTCGGACGCCGTCCTGGTGATCGAGCCCGACGGCTCGGCGGCGCTCTACGCACGACCCAGCGCGGGCAGCGACACCGAGGAGTTCTTCCGCAACGCGACCTACGGCGAGCTCTGGGTGGGCCGTCGGCCCTCGCTGGGTGAGCTCTCGGAGTCGCTCGGCCTCGAGGTGCGGCACGTGGACGGCCTCGAGGACGCCCTCGCGGGGTCCACCAAGACGCGCGTGCTGCGCGGCGTGTCGGCGTACGTCGACGGCCTGGTCGCACCCGACGAGGGCCTCGACGCCGACCTCGCCCGGGTGGCCAGCGAGCTACGGCTGAAGAAGGACGCCTGGGAGATCGAGCAGCTGCAGGAGGCCTGCGACATCACCGCCCTCGGCTTCGAGGACTCGGTCGCCGACTGGACGAACGCGATCAGGTACGGCGAGCGCTGGATCGAGGGCACGTTCTTCCGTCGTGCCCGCGCGCTCGGCAACGACCTCGGCTACGACTCCATCGTCGGCGGCGGCCGGCACGCGACCACGCTGCACTGGGTCGACAACACCGGCCCGATCGTCCCCGGCGAGATGGTGCTCCTGGACATGGGCGTGGAGAACCGCAACCTCTACACCGCCGACATCACCCGGACGCTGCCGATCTCGGGCAGCTACACCCCGCTGCAGCGCGACCTCTACCAGCTGGTGCTCGACGCCCAGCAGGCCGGCATCGACGTCGTCCGTCCCGGAGCCGGCTTCCGCGACCCGCACCACGCCGCGATGGCGGTGCTCGCGCACGGACTCGACGATCTCGGCCTGCTGCCGGTCTCGGTCGACGAGGCGCTCTCGGAGGACAACCGCACCTACGCCCGCTGGACCCTGCACGGCACCTCGCACATGCTCGGCCTGGACGTGCACGACTGCGCCCAGGCCGGCCAGGCCGCCTACGGCAAGGAGAGCACGCTGGAGGAGGGGTACGTCCTCACCGTCGAGCCGGGGCTCTACTTCCAGGACAACGACCTGCTGGTCCCCGAGGAGCTGCGCGGCATCGGCATCCGGATCGAGGACGACATCCTGGTGACGGCCGACGGCTCACGGAACCTCTCGGCGGCGCTGCCGCGCACGCCGGACGACGTCGAGGCGTGGATGGGCCGTCACCTCTGA
- a CDS encoding PrsW family intramembrane metalloprotease, producing MGVKPPRNRAFTIVVSVLVALASIPVLIIVAASGAPTHTVLAVILASVPVVPLVLFYLWLDRYEPEPRLLLALAMTWGAFVACFAAIVLEGVGGVVTGLHDNAAIAIVAPVVEEACKGFFLVMLLWWRRDELDGVLDGIVYAGLIGVGFAFTENILYLAAAYNGTDGVGPGGVSGLAGTFVVRCLLSPFAHPMFTAFTGIGVGLAVGSRSRWVRWLAPLGGYCVAVLAHATWNASTIFGFGSVVLVYLVLMLPAVGGLAAVAMWARRSERRMLALALGDAARRGLLPATDIGWVVDLGARRSARAYARRWGGPAGEHAMREYQQAAIELGFLHSRFLRGTPPPNFVARGQEYVARIGAVRPRIAFPGQVVPTR from the coding sequence ATGGGGGTGAAACCGCCGCGCAACCGAGCGTTCACGATCGTGGTCAGCGTGCTCGTCGCGCTCGCATCCATCCCCGTGCTGATCATCGTCGCCGCGTCCGGCGCGCCCACCCACACCGTACTCGCCGTCATCTTGGCCAGCGTGCCGGTGGTGCCCCTGGTGCTGTTCTACCTGTGGCTGGATCGCTACGAGCCCGAGCCCCGGCTGCTGCTCGCCCTCGCGATGACGTGGGGGGCGTTCGTCGCCTGCTTCGCCGCCATCGTGCTCGAGGGTGTCGGCGGGGTCGTCACGGGTCTGCACGACAACGCCGCCATCGCCATCGTGGCGCCGGTGGTGGAGGAGGCCTGCAAGGGGTTCTTCCTGGTGATGCTGCTGTGGTGGCGGCGCGACGAGCTCGACGGCGTCCTCGATGGCATCGTCTATGCCGGCCTGATCGGCGTCGGCTTCGCGTTCACCGAGAACATCCTCTACCTCGCCGCGGCCTACAACGGCACCGACGGCGTCGGGCCCGGGGGAGTGAGCGGTCTGGCCGGGACCTTCGTCGTACGGTGCCTGCTGAGCCCCTTCGCCCACCCGATGTTCACCGCCTTCACCGGGATCGGGGTCGGCCTGGCCGTGGGGTCCCGCTCGCGCTGGGTGCGGTGGCTCGCCCCGCTCGGGGGGTACTGCGTAGCGGTGCTCGCCCACGCCACCTGGAACGCCTCGACGATCTTCGGCTTCGGCAGCGTCGTCCTGGTATACCTCGTGCTGATGCTGCCGGCCGTCGGGGGCCTGGCGGCCGTCGCGATGTGGGCGCGACGCTCCGAGCGCCGGATGCTCGCGCTGGCGCTCGGGGACGCCGCGCGCCGGGGCCTGCTCCCCGCCACGGACATCGGCTGGGTGGTCGACCTGGGAGCCAGACGCAGCGCCCGTGCCTACGCCCGCCGGTGGGGCGGTCCCGCGGGCGAGCACGCGATGCGGGAGTATCAGCAGGCAGCGATCGAGCTCGGGTTCCTGCACTCACGCTTCCTCCGTGGCACCCCGCCACCGAACTTCGTCGCCCGCGGGCAGGAGTACGTCGCGAGAATTGGTGCGGTCCGGCCCCGGATCGCCTTCCCTGGACAGGTGGTACCGACGAGATGA
- a CDS encoding YfjP family GTPase: MSSSLEGAQHLQTLGSDIGDRLGGLAEAAEAAQGRLDDEMVGEARAIAERAGSRMRLSSEHTVVGIAGATGSGKSSTFNALTGLELSAVGVRRPTTSWATACVWGSTGARELLEWLGIPDRHQTTRDSMLDTRRESNELDGVVLLDLPDHDSTELSHHLEVDRLVALADMLVWVLDPQKYADAAIHDRYLEPLKTHDEVMVVVLNHIDKVPEERRQSMIDDVRRLLDNDGLQKVPVIAVSARLGWGIPELRGEIARRVADKKATKGRIEADVRTLAGRMRDASGDAAPKKLDQGRIDALDDAIAEAAGVPTVVDAVERATRMRAGRATGWPLVSWLSALKPDPLKRLHLDLGAEGRVLTGQARTSVPEATSVQRARVDSEVRALADETGSGLGAPWQESIRAASVSRIGDLNDRIDAALGGVDLGAARLPVWAGVVRVLQWLLILAAVGGAVWTVAAAVSGGLDDTSKVAGVALPLAILIAAVVLGIVLALVCRALVAGTAKTRAAAADERLRTAVAEVSEELVVRPVQAELAAYARFRDGVTRALK; the protein is encoded by the coding sequence ATGTCGTCGTCGCTCGAGGGAGCCCAGCACCTGCAGACGTTGGGGAGCGACATCGGCGACCGCCTCGGCGGTCTCGCCGAAGCGGCCGAGGCGGCCCAGGGGCGCCTCGACGATGAGATGGTCGGCGAGGCCCGCGCCATCGCCGAGCGCGCCGGCAGCCGGATGCGGCTCTCCTCCGAGCACACGGTCGTCGGCATCGCCGGCGCGACCGGCTCGGGCAAGTCCTCGACCTTCAACGCGCTGACCGGCCTCGAGCTGTCGGCCGTCGGCGTACGTCGCCCGACCACCTCCTGGGCGACCGCCTGCGTGTGGGGCTCCACCGGGGCCCGCGAGCTGCTGGAGTGGCTCGGCATCCCTGATCGTCACCAGACCACCCGTGACTCGATGCTCGACACCCGGCGCGAGTCCAACGAGCTCGACGGCGTGGTGCTGCTCGACCTGCCCGACCACGACTCGACCGAGCTCTCCCACCACCTCGAGGTGGACCGACTGGTAGCCCTGGCCGACATGCTGGTCTGGGTGCTGGACCCGCAGAAGTACGCCGACGCCGCGATCCACGACCGCTACCTCGAGCCGCTGAAGACCCACGACGAGGTCATGGTGGTCGTGCTCAACCACATCGACAAGGTGCCCGAGGAGCGGCGCCAGTCGATGATCGACGACGTCCGCCGCCTGCTCGACAACGACGGGCTGCAGAAGGTGCCTGTCATCGCCGTCTCCGCCCGGCTGGGCTGGGGCATCCCCGAGCTGCGCGGTGAGATCGCGCGTCGGGTGGCGGACAAGAAGGCGACCAAGGGCCGGATCGAGGCCGACGTGCGGACGTTGGCCGGCCGGATGCGGGACGCGTCCGGCGACGCGGCCCCCAAGAAGCTCGACCAGGGCCGCATCGACGCGCTCGACGACGCGATCGCCGAGGCGGCGGGCGTGCCCACGGTGGTCGACGCCGTCGAGCGGGCCACCCGGATGCGCGCCGGCCGCGCCACCGGCTGGCCGCTGGTGTCGTGGCTCTCCGCGCTCAAGCCCGACCCGCTCAAGCGGCTGCACCTCGATCTCGGCGCCGAGGGCAGGGTGCTGACCGGCCAGGCCCGCACGTCGGTGCCGGAGGCGACCTCGGTGCAGCGCGCCCGGGTCGACAGCGAGGTCCGTGCGTTGGCCGACGAGACCGGCTCGGGCCTGGGCGCACCGTGGCAGGAGTCCATCCGGGCCGCCTCGGTCTCCCGGATCGGCGACCTCAACGACCGCATCGACGCCGCGCTCGGCGGGGTCGACCTCGGCGCGGCCAGGCTGCCGGTGTGGGCCGGCGTGGTGCGGGTGCTCCAGTGGCTGCTGATCCTCGCCGCCGTGGGCGGTGCGGTCTGGACGGTCGCCGCGGCGGTGTCGGGCGGGCTGGACGACACCTCGAAGGTGGCCGGGGTCGCCCTGCCGCTGGCCATCCTGATCGCGGCGGTCGTCCTCGGCATCGTGCTCGCGCTGGTCTGCCGCGCCCTCGTGGCAGGTACGGCGAAGACGCGGGCGGCTGCCGCCGACGAGCGGCTGCGCACCGCCGTCGCCGAGGTCTCCGAGGAGCTCGTCGTCAGGCCGGTGCAGGCGGAGCTGGCGGCGTACGCCCGCTTCCGCGACGGCGTGACGAGGGCACTGAAGTAG
- a CDS encoding ABC transporter permease gives MTWFFDNFSYIRGLAWRHLWLSVIPVVLGFVIALPIGYAARRWRIGGKALLSLASVLYTIPSLPLLVILPGLLGTSFLDPKNVLIVLTIYAVALLVGTAAGAFGSVSESVVDAARASGYSTWQRILQVELPLAGPVLLAGVRVASVSTVSLVTISPLIGVSNLGSLFTDGFQRYFTTEIIIGIICVVVLALLLDLLWVLIGRLAMPWLRVRSAR, from the coding sequence GTGACCTGGTTCTTCGACAACTTCTCCTACATCCGCGGGCTGGCCTGGCGCCACCTGTGGCTGTCGGTGATCCCGGTGGTGCTGGGCTTCGTCATCGCCCTCCCGATCGGGTACGCCGCGCGGCGCTGGCGCATCGGCGGCAAGGCGCTGCTGAGCCTGGCCAGCGTCCTCTACACCATTCCCTCGCTGCCGTTGCTGGTGATCCTCCCCGGCCTGCTCGGCACCTCCTTCCTCGATCCGAAGAACGTGTTGATCGTGCTGACGATCTACGCCGTCGCGCTGCTGGTCGGGACCGCCGCCGGCGCGTTCGGCAGCGTCTCGGAGTCCGTCGTCGACGCGGCCCGGGCCAGCGGCTACTCCACCTGGCAGCGGATCCTCCAGGTCGAGCTGCCCCTGGCCGGCCCGGTGCTGCTCGCCGGCGTCCGGGTCGCCTCGGTCAGCACCGTCAGCCTGGTGACCATCTCGCCGCTCATCGGGGTGAGCAACCTCGGCTCGCTGTTCACCGACGGCTTCCAGCGCTACTTCACCACCGAGATCATCATCGGCATCATCTGCGTGGTCGTGCTCGCCCTGCTGCTCGACCTGCTCTGGGTGCTCATCGGCCGGCTGGCGATGCCGTGGCTGCGGGTCAGGAGCGCCCGATGA
- a CDS encoding rhodanese-like domain-containing protein gives MSVVSIARPALSRAELAELTQRYAEEVREGRHEVHADPDERWHVRLHCDDQVDVWLISWTRSQGTELHDHGGSSGAFTVVEGTLTESVWSGPVEAGRLRELERGTGSTVTFGEHYVHDVCNTAEPVAVSVHAYSPPLALMNFYDAEDGALQRLATSWTDDPEIATPTYRTVDEMLSAARSGITRLSPEQAAAAAAEGALIVDIRPVWQREVEGEIAGSIIVERNHLEWRVHPDSDARLPQAVQGQRWIVLCQEGYTSSLAAAALASLGIPAADVEGGIKAWTAAGLPVVPGVTGVEQVVPAERAADGAASHAS, from the coding sequence ATGTCCGTCGTCTCGATCGCGCGCCCGGCCCTGTCCCGGGCCGAGCTCGCCGAGCTCACCCAGCGCTACGCCGAAGAGGTCCGCGAGGGCCGCCACGAGGTCCACGCCGACCCCGACGAGCGCTGGCACGTGCGGCTGCACTGCGACGACCAGGTCGACGTCTGGCTGATCAGCTGGACGCGTTCCCAGGGCACGGAGCTGCACGATCACGGCGGCTCCAGCGGCGCGTTCACCGTCGTGGAGGGCACCCTCACCGAGTCGGTGTGGTCTGGACCGGTCGAGGCCGGACGTCTGCGCGAGCTGGAACGGGGTACTGGTTCGACCGTCACTTTCGGTGAGCACTACGTACACGACGTGTGCAACACTGCCGAGCCGGTCGCGGTGAGCGTGCACGCCTACTCGCCGCCGCTGGCCCTGATGAACTTCTACGACGCAGAGGACGGGGCCTTGCAGCGACTCGCCACCAGCTGGACCGACGACCCGGAGATCGCCACACCTACCTATCGCACGGTCGACGAGATGCTCAGCGCCGCCCGCTCCGGGATCACGCGGCTCTCACCCGAGCAGGCCGCGGCCGCCGCGGCCGAGGGCGCCCTGATCGTCGACATCCGGCCGGTGTGGCAGCGCGAGGTCGAGGGCGAGATCGCCGGCTCGATCATCGTCGAGCGCAACCACCTCGAGTGGCGGGTGCACCCCGACTCCGACGCCCGCCTGCCGCAGGCGGTGCAGGGCCAGCGGTGGATCGTGCTGTGCCAGGAGGGCTACACCTCCTCGCTGGCCGCCGCCGCGCTCGCCTCGCTGGGCATCCCGGCCGCCGACGTCGAGGGTGGGATCAAGGCCTGGACCGCCGCCGGGCTGCCCGTCGTACCGGGCGTGACGGGCGTCGAGCAGGTCGTTCCCGCCGAGCGAGCCGCTGACGGCGCGGCCTCGCACGCGTCATGA
- a CDS encoding ABC transporter ATP-binding protein — translation MIEYRSVGKTFAGGAEAVRDFSLVLPSRTTTVFVGSSGCGKTTLLRMVNRMVDPSRGQVLIDDVDVATRNPVELRRSIGYVMQHAGLLPHRKVVDNVATPLRLGGVGRREARSRALAALETVGLDPALAGRYPGQLSGGQQQRVGVARGLVSDPNILLMDEPFGAVDPIVRAELQQELHRLQSDLDKTIVFVTHDIEEAFLLGDQVVILRKGGEIAQVGTPKEILASPADDFVRSFVGLDKGRRTLRIEEVDGQRVVIDSDGRATGVLA, via the coding sequence ATGATCGAGTACCGATCCGTCGGGAAGACCTTCGCCGGCGGTGCCGAGGCGGTCCGCGACTTCAGCCTCGTCCTGCCCTCCCGCACGACCACCGTCTTCGTCGGCTCCTCCGGGTGCGGCAAGACCACCCTGCTGCGGATGGTCAACCGGATGGTCGACCCCTCCCGCGGCCAGGTGCTCATCGACGACGTCGACGTCGCCACCCGCAACCCCGTCGAGCTGCGTCGCTCGATCGGCTACGTGATGCAGCACGCCGGCCTGCTCCCGCACCGCAAGGTGGTCGACAACGTCGCCACGCCGCTGCGGCTGGGTGGCGTCGGCCGGCGCGAGGCGCGCAGCCGCGCGCTGGCCGCCCTGGAGACCGTCGGACTCGACCCGGCGCTCGCCGGCCGCTATCCCGGGCAGCTCTCCGGCGGCCAGCAGCAGCGCGTCGGAGTCGCGCGCGGGCTGGTCTCCGACCCCAACATCCTGCTGATGGACGAGCCGTTCGGCGCGGTGGACCCGATCGTCCGCGCCGAGCTGCAGCAGGAGCTGCACCGCCTGCAGAGCGACCTGGACAAGACGATCGTCTTCGTCACCCACGACATCGAGGAGGCCTTCCTCCTCGGCGACCAGGTCGTCATCCTGCGCAAGGGCGGAGAGATCGCCCAGGTCGGCACGCCGAAGGAGATCCTCGCCTCGCCCGCGGACGACTTCGTGCGCAGCTTCGTCGGCCTGGACAAGGGCCGGCGTACCTTGCGGATCGAGGAGGTCGACGGCCAGCGTGTGGTGATCGACTCCGACGGCCGCGCGACCGGTGTGCTGGCGTGA
- a CDS encoding dynamin family protein, with protein MTAAGAFDSTRMVTALVRLHQALHDIALPLDLAGAAEQRRSLAALVDQLEDYVIPRMMTIDAPLLAVVGGSTGAGKSTLVNSLVGRRVTAPGLLRPTTRSPVLVHNPADAHWFGQDRLLPELKRVEHATDDPKALQLVASETVPAGLAILDAPDVDSVEEQNRLLAAQLLAAADLWIFVTSAARYADQVPWEFLKAAAERSTAVAVVLDRTPQDAVQTVATHLARMLAARGLKDSPLFIVHEGQVSGEGLLPAPHVAEVRGWLDMLADDAAARQAVVTQTLDGAVRALTFNVHPLADAAAAQGDALDRLRGDVQAAYGNARSAIVAATADGTLLRGEVLARWQEFVGTGELLKSLENRVGKLRDRMVNAVKGKPQQAERVSVAVESGLELLILEHAEAAAERAEAAWQQTEAGRGLLADAPGDLGRASRALRSKAERAVRDWQQDVLEMVRAEGEDKKSAARFLAYGVNGLGVALMVVVFANTAGLTGAEVGIAGGTAVVGQKLLEAVFGDQAVRDLATRARAALEQRVDALLAEEEARYTGVLDVLTVDAGAPDRLRQAARGVDDVRYAMQRTLD; from the coding sequence ATGACAGCCGCTGGGGCGTTCGACAGCACCCGGATGGTGACGGCACTGGTCCGTCTCCACCAGGCGCTGCACGACATCGCGCTACCGCTCGACCTGGCCGGCGCCGCCGAGCAGCGGCGCTCCCTCGCCGCGCTCGTGGACCAGCTCGAGGACTACGTCATCCCGCGGATGATGACCATCGACGCCCCGCTGCTCGCCGTGGTCGGCGGCTCCACCGGTGCCGGCAAGTCCACGCTGGTGAACTCCCTGGTCGGCAGGCGCGTCACCGCGCCCGGTCTGCTGCGCCCGACCACCCGCTCACCCGTCCTGGTGCACAACCCGGCCGACGCGCACTGGTTCGGCCAGGATCGGCTGCTCCCGGAGCTCAAGCGGGTCGAGCACGCCACCGACGACCCCAAAGCGCTGCAGCTGGTCGCCTCCGAGACGGTCCCGGCCGGGCTGGCCATCCTCGACGCCCCCGACGTGGACTCGGTCGAGGAGCAGAACCGCCTCCTCGCCGCCCAGCTCCTCGCCGCCGCCGATCTGTGGATCTTCGTCACCTCCGCCGCGCGCTACGCCGACCAGGTGCCGTGGGAGTTCCTCAAGGCCGCCGCCGAGCGCTCGACAGCCGTGGCCGTCGTCCTCGACCGCACACCGCAGGACGCCGTCCAGACCGTTGCCACCCACCTGGCCCGGATGCTCGCGGCCCGGGGGCTGAAGGACTCACCGCTGTTCATCGTGCACGAGGGGCAGGTCAGCGGCGAGGGCCTGCTGCCCGCGCCGCACGTCGCCGAGGTCCGCGGCTGGCTCGACATGCTGGCCGACGACGCGGCCGCCCGCCAGGCGGTGGTCACCCAGACCCTCGACGGTGCCGTCCGGGCGCTGACCTTCAACGTGCACCCGCTCGCCGACGCCGCCGCGGCGCAGGGCGATGCGCTGGACCGGCTGCGCGGCGACGTGCAGGCGGCGTACGGGAACGCGCGCAGCGCCATCGTGGCCGCGACCGCCGACGGCACCCTGCTGCGCGGCGAGGTGCTTGCCCGCTGGCAGGAGTTCGTCGGGACCGGCGAGCTGCTGAAGTCGCTGGAGAACCGGGTCGGCAAGCTGCGCGACCGGATGGTCAACGCGGTCAAGGGCAAGCCGCAGCAGGCCGAGCGGGTCAGCGTCGCTGTCGAGTCCGGCCTCGAGCTCCTCATCCTCGAGCACGCGGAGGCCGCCGCCGAGCGGGCGGAGGCCGCCTGGCAGCAGACCGAGGCCGGCCGTGGCCTGCTCGCGGATGCTCCCGGCGATCTCGGTCGAGCCAGCCGCGCGCTACGCAGCAAGGCCGAGCGTGCCGTCCGGGACTGGCAGCAGGACGTGTTGGAGATGGTGCGGGCGGAGGGGGAGGACAAGAAGTCCGCCGCCCGCTTCCTGGCCTACGGTGTCAACGGCCTCGGGGTGGCGCTGATGGTGGTGGTCTTCGCCAACACCGCCGGCCTGACGGGTGCCGAGGTCGGCATCGCCGGAGGTACGGCGGTGGTCGGGCAGAAGCTGCTGGAGGCCGTCTTCGGCGACCAGGCCGTGCGTGACCTCGCGACGCGGGCGCGCGCCGCGCTCGAGCAGCGGGTCGACGCCCTGCTGGCCGAGGAGGAGGCGCGCTACACCGGTGTCCTCGACGTGCTCACCGTGGACGCGGGCGCGCCGGACCGGCTGCGCCAGGCCGCCCGCGGGGTGGACGACGTGCGCTACGCGATGCAGCGCACGCTCGACTGA
- a CDS encoding ABC transporter permease, with protein sequence MSAFSEGISWLTDGSHWHGDDGFPHRIAQHLGYTSLTVVIASAIAIPLGLWIGHTGRLRGLAIALTGALRALPTLGLVVLMVLWRGIGLAPPTIALVVLAIPPLLAGAYAGLEAVDRATIDAARAIGMTEWQVLGKVEVPLALPLIIGGVRAAVLQVIATATVAAYPGLGGLGRYLIDGLAVRDYPQMVAGSVVIVVLALVLDGVFAVVQRALSTQR encoded by the coding sequence ATGAGCGCGTTCTCCGAGGGCATCTCCTGGCTCACCGACGGTTCCCACTGGCACGGTGACGACGGCTTCCCGCACCGGATCGCGCAACACCTGGGCTACACCTCGCTCACCGTCGTGATCGCCTCCGCCATCGCGATCCCGCTGGGGCTGTGGATCGGCCATACCGGTCGGCTGCGCGGGCTCGCGATCGCGCTGACGGGCGCGCTGCGAGCGCTGCCGACGCTCGGCCTGGTGGTGCTGATGGTGCTGTGGCGTGGCATCGGGCTCGCGCCGCCGACGATCGCGCTGGTGGTGCTCGCCATCCCGCCGCTGCTCGCCGGCGCTTACGCCGGGCTGGAGGCCGTCGACCGCGCCACCATCGATGCCGCGCGCGCCATCGGGATGACCGAGTGGCAGGTCCTCGGCAAGGTCGAGGTGCCGCTCGCCCTGCCCCTGATCATCGGCGGGGTGCGGGCGGCTGTGCTGCAGGTCATTGCCACGGCGACCGTCGCGGCGTACCCAGGATTGGGTGGCCTCGGGCGCTACCTCATCGACGGACTCGCGGTTCGGGATTATCCGCAGATGGTTGCGGGTTCTGTCGTCATCGTGGTGCTCGCCCTCGTCCTCGACGGCGTGTTCGCCGTCGTCCAACGCGCTCTCTCCACCCAACGATGA
- a CDS encoding ABC transporter substrate-binding protein translates to MKVTRLVALAAASGLTLTLAACGSDPTNTASGSESSSDTSASSAASGSSAQPIVVGSASFGESEILAEIYAQALKAKGIDASTHLDIGQREAYIGALKDGSISLFPEYTGNLLTYFDPKATATAPDEVDTALKAALPDTLTTLTPSAAEDKDSYNVTSDFAKKNNLHTIADLKNVSGLSLAGNPELKTRSYGVPGLESVYGITGIKFTPISDSGGPATLKALTSGKVDVADIYSTTPSISQNHLVTLSDPKNLVAAQNIVPLIRKDHDNAQVDAVLNAVSAKLTTQSLLDLNTKFNGPDKPKAADVAGDWLKANGLA, encoded by the coding sequence ATGAAGGTCACCCGACTGGTCGCTCTGGCCGCCGCCTCAGGTCTGACCCTGACGCTGGCCGCCTGCGGCAGCGACCCGACCAACACCGCCTCCGGTTCGGAGTCGAGTTCGGACACGTCGGCCTCCTCGGCTGCCTCTGGCTCGTCGGCCCAGCCGATCGTCGTCGGCTCGGCCTCCTTCGGGGAGAGCGAGATCCTCGCCGAGATCTACGCCCAGGCGCTCAAGGCCAAGGGCATCGACGCCTCCACCCACCTCGACATCGGTCAGCGTGAGGCCTACATCGGCGCCCTCAAGGACGGCTCGATCTCGCTGTTCCCGGAGTACACCGGCAACCTGCTCACCTACTTCGACCCCAAGGCGACCGCCACGGCGCCCGACGAGGTCGACACGGCGCTCAAGGCGGCGCTGCCCGACACGCTGACGACGCTGACGCCCTCGGCGGCCGAGGACAAGGACTCCTACAACGTCACGTCCGACTTCGCCAAGAAGAACAACCTGCACACGATCGCCGACCTCAAGAACGTCTCCGGCCTCTCGCTGGCGGGCAACCCCGAGCTCAAGACCCGTTCGTACGGCGTCCCGGGCCTGGAGAGCGTCTACGGCATCACCGGGATCAAGTTCACCCCGATCAGCGACAGCGGCGGTCCCGCGACCCTCAAGGCGCTGACCTCCGGCAAGGTCGACGTCGCTGACATCTACTCCACGACGCCGTCGATCTCGCAGAACCACCTGGTCACCCTGAGCGACCCGAAGAACCTGGTGGCAGCGCAGAACATCGTCCCGCTGATCCGCAAGGACCACGACAACGCTCAGGTCGACGCGGTGCTCAACGCCGTCTCGGCCAAGCTGACGACCCAGTCGCTGCTCGACCTCAACACGAAGTTCAACGGCCCCGACAAGCCCAAGGCCGCCGACGTGGCGGGGGACTGGCTGAAGGCCAACGGCCTGGCCTGA